A stretch of Chitinophaga caeni DNA encodes these proteins:
- a CDS encoding helix-turn-helix domain-containing protein, producing the protein MAHTSCYCASRKISPELGKRISTSGDIIGRYERDAMMPFIEVIIKIADVLDISIDFLVDKTNLVLDQATLKRLEDINALAPDAKLISLNIST; encoded by the coding sequence AGCAGAAAAATATCTCCCGAGCTCGGCAAACGCATCAGCACCTCCGGAGATATCATCGGGCGCTATGAACGCGATGCCATGATGCCTTTCATTGAGGTTATTATTAAAATTGCGGATGTACTGGATATTTCAATTGACTTCCTGGTGGATAAAACAAACCTGGTGCTCGATCAGGCTACGCTTAAAAGACTGGAAGATATTAACGCCCTGGCACCGGATGCAAAACTTATATCGTTGAACATATCGACATGA